The uncultured Flavobacterium sp. DNA window GTTGTTCAGGGACGTGCTTTGCCATTTCTTGACTCTGATTTTGTTCCGTTAGGTTACCGATCAGCAATTGCAGGTGATTTTACGATTGCTATAGATCATACCGATGGTCTTTTGAGTACGGAAGCTATTTACCTCGAAGATAAAAAATTGGGTGTAACACACGATTTGCGAGCTAGTAATTACACCTTTACAACAGCAATAGGAACTTTTACAGATCGTTTTGTATTACGATACGGTAAAAAATTAGGAGTAGACGACTTTGAAAAAAAATGACGATAACATTATTGCTTTTGTAAAAAATAAAAACATTAAAATAACTTCGCTCAAAGACGCTCTTAATGAAGTTGTTATTTATGACGTTTCCGGGAAAATGATTTATAATAAAAAGAAAATAGGAAATACTGAATTACAAATATCAAACCTGCAATCAGAAGATCAGATTTTATTTTTAAAAGTAACTTTAGAAAATG harbors:
- a CDS encoding T9SS sorting signal type C domain-containing protein; amino-acid sequence: MKKNDDNIIAFVKNKNIKITSLKDALNEVVIYDVSGKMIYNKKKIGNTELQISNLQSEDQILFLKVTLENGHVTTKKVSF